GCCTGTGACAAAGTGACATGCTGTGTAGGAGTTCAGACGGATAATGGGTTAAAATATAGTGACTGAATAGAAGTGGAGTAAAGTCtgagggattactttaaggagctggTGCAAGAGCTGGCCATTGCTACTACAGCTCCCTACAATGCGGcgcatcagagaaaatgcctcgcaGATGGAGTGTAACAGTGCTGCACTCATGTCCATTCACATGTCCTCGGACTGGCGAGGGTGTGGCAAGAGGGACAAGACTGACTGCCAGCCCAGTCAACGTGGTGACTTGTATCCAAATATATTGCCCCACAATATTGAGTgactaaaattaaaaattaactatgtttctttcacatttagtTTATTTTTCCCTTAAATTCCATTAGTTCAAATTTTATTGGGTGTCTCAAATTCTTGGGTGGTAATGTTTGgattccataagggtgaattgCCATTATCCACACTGCCATGATACAGGGTTGCTTGTATTTTGGGCCAATGTATTAAAAGTTAGAGCCAGGATGGATAAATTGGTGTCTTGAAAGGACTTGGGCTGAATTAGCATATTTTTGTGCAAGTTTCAATATATAGTCCCATTGCTTACTATTCCTATGTTTTTTGgttctttcaccttaaatctcaTCATCCCAACTCCATTGCTCCTACTCTAAAATTTGTTCTGCCTTAATGTCCTTAAGTCTTTTGCTTTCCCCATTTCATACTTTgtttaaatattcattcaagaCATTGTGGGTTTtacagactgagccagcattttaaTTGCTCACCCCaggttgaactgctgcagtccttgaggtgtggatatacccacaattctgttagggagggagttccaggattttgatccagtgacagtgaaggaaaggtgatatttttccaggtcagtatggtgtgtggcttgaagggcaACTCAGGTGGTggtcccatgcttttgctgcccttgtcctttgagatgctagaggtcatgagtttggaaggtgctgtctaaggaaacTAACGTTGAGAGAGACTACCACTGTCTTGATGCAAATCTTATAGATCATTTCTGCTATAGAATTACAGTCCTTCGAGAAGCTGAGAGACTAATACTTTGCAtgctctgcattttaaaactcaGTGAAATATTGTAATagtggtaaatttgtttattattgtcacatgtaccgaggtacagtgaaaaactgttttacataccatccatacaggtcatttcattacaacagtgcattgaggtagtacaagggaaatcagaatcagggttattatcaccgacttgtatttcatgaaatttgtcattttgtggcagcaatacagtgcaagacataaaaacaaatTACTCTAAGtttcaaaaatagtgcaaaagaggaataatgaggtagtgttcatgggttcaaggaccattcaaaaatctggcagaagggaagaagctgttcctgaaacgttgagtgtgggtcttcaggctcctataccacctccctgatggtagtaacgtgaagagggcatgtcctgggtggtgagggttcttaatgatggatgctgcattcttgaggcactgcctcttgaaaatgcccttgatggcagggagggttgtgcccatgatggagctggctgagtctacaaagaaagtgcagtgcagtcagacaataagaGCATGGGGAACATTTTCAGAAGGTTATATATTTGGCCTTCCAGTACACCATAGCTGTGAAAAGCCATAACCTAGCTAATTGAACTTAAATAATGATTTAAGTCCTGTGACAATGGGAAAAGCTTGAGTGACTTAATAACTGCTGTGATGTAACCCATTTGTTCCAGATTTACTCCAGTGATATCTGCCAATCTAGATAACATTGTGGGAAAATTGGTTCTCTGCTGTCCTAAACATTCTAGCTGGTTTTCCTTGAAATGGTTGCGGGAATTGGTACATGGGCAGCAATATAAAAATTGGCTTGTCTGCTGCAGAAAATTAATTTCTCACAACCTGTCATTTTTGACTGTTGCTGGATGAAATAACTGTTCCAGGGTAGTAGAAATTGTAAAATGTGCAAGAGCTACAGCAAGTCCAAAGAGAGTGCGGGACCCATTTCTACAACTGCATTCTTTTTCAGcgagcttccaccacctgccatGAGTAAACCTGCTGTGCAATTTGAGTATCtttgaaaacattaatatttGCATAATTTGGCTATATTTGACAGTCATCCTCGGTAAACATAATACAATTCTAACTGATCAGTAATTTTCCGTAATTGCATGATGGATCTTCAGGATCATCATCTTGTCCTTAATTATCTGATCCCAGCTGAAGATTTGGCTGCATTGTTGCTTAGACTAGATGAAGAGGAACATCAGCCAGAATGATATTTTGGCTCACTCATACAGACCTTTCTGAAAAGTGCACATAAGGAATGTGGCTTTAATTTCTACTCTCAAGTCATTCCTCAGGATTAAAGATAATTTGCTTCAATTCATGTTCTGACATGATTTCTGAAGCCAGAATCTGACTGCAGTTTGTGTGATAGTTTGTTCCTGATCAATGAACTTGTGGTTTTCAGTACAAAGCTGTTCCATCTTGGGTCAGAGACTCCAGGGTAGTGGGGATGTTACTTTTTCCAAGGTGGTTTTGAGAATCTCTAAATCATTTCCCCTGTTGACAAAGAAATCTTTTTTTATAGGAGCTTGTTAGGTTTAAAAAGAAGTCCTGACAATCATTGGTACTGAGTATAATTTTGGTCTTGATGCTGGAGAGTTGACCTAGGAAAGAATGTGGATTTTGTGGCCAGCATTGATCTCTCTCTAGTCCTTCGAGGTACCTACTGTGTCCATCTCTCAAATGTGCCCAGTAGATCATGAGCTGGGTTTGAGGTTTGATCTTCAACCACTCCTGCAACCATTGACTCTGCCAATGCCTCACAGCAATGGTGAGTTTTGTCGGCTTACCTTTGAAGGGTAGCTCTGAGATGTGGGAAGCAGTCTATTTTTGACAGGGTTTAAttatggacctttattgtcaaaGATTAGTGGAGGGCAGGTTAGTAGAAGATCTTTGTTTTACATATGGTAAGTTAAGGGCTGTTCTTTCAAATTTCAGTGAGCAAGTTGACTCTAGTATACCTGGATATTGTTTGCCTTTGTGAAGTACTTGCCTGGCTAAAATGTGTGGGAAGGGAAGGGCAAcggtcatgcagcatggaaatgggccctttggcccactgagtctattaAGCAGCCACTAATCATGAGAAAGCAAGCAAAGACAATTAATGTCAAAACACTAAGTCTATTAAAATTTGCATATTGTTATGGAAAtaacaaatactagagggtatagctttaaggtgaggggtaaagtttaaaagatttgaggcaagcctggaatgtactgccagggaggtggtagaagcagaacaATAACCATTTAAGAGGTGTTTGGAcaggcaggcaatggagggatatagatcattgtaggcagatgggatcattTTGAATTGGCGtcttggctgaagggcctgttcttgtgctgtactgattTTAAGCAGAGTCCCCACAGTTTGATACCCAGATCAGTTGTTGCTGTTTGATTAGTGATGGTCTTATCAGATTGTCACGATCTAGTCCTCATTGAAAAGATGAAAAGACTTTTATGTATTGTCTAAACTTATTACACAAGTTGGCTCTTGTTTGAGAATTCGGTTTGGTTATGTTTGAAGAGCTCTTCCATAGGTGTGTCTTGCAAGTCATGAACCGAAGCAGAATGCTTCTGTGAGAAGGATAGCTTGGTGGCATTTTCCAAAATGTAttgtgtatggtgtgtgtgtgtgtgcgcaacaTAAAACAAGGTTGTGGTGATAGCAGTTTtggacagtcatacagcacagaaatgggccctttgacccacaacatCCACGCTGACTTCTTTGCCCATTTAtagtaattccatttgcctgcattaggaccatatccttccttgCCTTATTTGTTTGTCTAAATGGCCTaagtgtagtaattgtatctgaatccaccactacctctggcagattCTTCCAGATAAGAAATATTTTGTGAAGTGTTTACAGTCAACTTAGTGTGCCTATTTGTTCCCTGAACCTGTATTCCATGAAGAGAACTAACATTAAAACCTGCATCAAGATAGTGATTTATTAAAATAGCAGCCGTTTTTCAGCTTCAAAGCTGGTGCTGAAATTTAGTTGTCTCATTGTGATATAGACTGTTAATGGAAAATGGGCAAAGCTGCTGTTTTCCTGAGAACTGGGCAACAAAGTGTCTTAGAGCCTGTGACCCAGGCTCATTCCtgagcttgggtgctgtctgaACATTCTCCTGGTGACAATGTGGCTATCCTccatgctctggtttcttctcgcATCCCAAAGAAGGTGAacaacttgtgttttgaaattatctgtatggatggcttgggaaactaagcacattgaggtagtacaagggaaaagcaataagaatGTAGAAgctaatgttacagttacagagaatgtgtagcgcagatagacaaataaggtgcaagggccaagttgaggtagattgtgaggtcaaaagttcatctttaatgtaaaagacatccattcaagagtctcatgacagtgagatagaagctgtccttgaacttagTGTAAATGACAGCTatttgggattagtgtaaatgggtggtttggTCAGCGTAGACtctgggctgaagagtctgtttcagtgctgtatctcaaTGGCTCTAAATTAGTTATTGAGCATGTTGTCATGTACCCTTTTGCATTGTGGTACACCCTGGAGTTAACTACCTATTTTTAGTTTACCTCGCTGCTCCAAAATGCCTTCATTTGCACTGGTAATGCAGTTTAATTTGTCCATAGCAATTAGTAGTCAAACTTGATGAATTCTGGTAATCTTCATTTTGAATAATGTGggcaatattttttattatagATCTTTTCCTCAaagttttactttattttcacGGTTCTCTTAATGGAATGGTTCACATAAAGCaaaatgctgatgctggaaatacaaaatcaGGAATTGCCTGAAATacgcagtgggtgaggcagcatttatggagagagtaAAATGAGTTAACTGGAGTCTAAGTTTGTGGGTTTGAGAACATTAGGTTGAAAAGACTGGAAGCTGTTTTCAAACACTATTTGTTCAATGCTGGTCCTGAGTCCAGTAGAAGTAATCCTGTTTTCTATTTGTGGAATGGATTTTACATTAATGGGATGGCTTAAAGATTCAAAGATTGCATGTACCTTGGAAACTGCACCAGTGAGTAAAAACCCTTTTCTGTTTGTGGAGACTATAAGATTCATTTGGACGACTTTTATGGCTGCCCTGACTTTGGATTACTAGTCATTTTATATTGATGGGTACCAGTAAATGCCTCTCTGGCTATCTAGTAATTGCACTGCAAATTTTGGTATCGACAAATGTCAATGTAATTATATCAAAACTATACAAATGAGATGGATTATTTATAAAAACTAGTGAAGCCCAGTGTAACACTGGTTTGGCAGATATTAGATCTCCAAGCAAGTGTTTATTTACCACAATTTGTGTAATGCATTTTTGCCAATGCATTATACATGTTTTAGTGTTTTGGTAACTAACACAAACTATCGAATTTATAGCAGATTAGCAAAGTTGTGTAGAAATGATAGGGCTTCAGTTGAAACTTATTGTGTTTACATTGTATACTTTGGTGTTTGTCAAAGTATAGTCCTGTCAACTGTGGTCTAGAGATGTTCATAATACTTGTCAAAAGTCATAAACGCTGCTACTGCAACTAGATTAGAAATGTCAGGATTGCAGGAAAAGTGGATAAAATGGTTCCCTGAATTCTGTCCTGTGTCCTGAGGAGGATTAAGGTTGGTCTTCACTTGTCATTGGTGTATATGTATTCTCTAAGAATAAGCTATATTTGTAAATGATATTTATGCTATTGTTTTTGATCTTGATGCCAGTTCTATGTTTCAGGTATTGGAAGTGAAAACCTAAGGCTGAATTGAGCTTGAAGAGATGACCACATCAGGTACAGAATTTCTTCACATACTTTCAAGTTACTGTCTTGTGCACCATATCTTCATGTATCTTGATTTATACACCTGAAGGCAGTTTGAGGTTTGatgcattaaaaatgtttttgccTACTGAACCCTTTGCATAGTCCTGTGTACTGATCTGGTGAGTATTGCACCTGCATTATCCTTGTGCcatgaaacacgatgatgctggaggaactcagcagaccaggcagcgtctgtggaggaaagcaggcagtcaacgtttcgggtaggacccttcttcaggactgaagataggaaaaggggaagcccaatataggagggaaaagcagagcagtgatgggtgggcacaaggtggtgataggtagatgcaggtaagagatagtgataggcaggtgcaggggagagcagatccactgggagatgggtcaaagctaagaagagaaaacaagaggccaggaaagggaagaagagaagcagcatggggGGGTTTACTaaagttaggctgcaaggttccaaggcagaaaatgaggtgctgttcctctagcttgcacttggaattctgctggcagtggaggaagctgaggactgtcatatcaatggagtgggaggggaagttgaagtgactggcaataggaagatgcaggtcacggttacggatagagcacaggtgttctgccaaatggtcacctagtctgcgtttggtctcaacAATGTAGCGGAGGCCACACTtgcagcactgaatgcagtagatgatattaagggaggtgcaggtgaatctgtctcacctgaaaggactgtttgggtccctggatggaggtggtgtaggggcaggtgctgcacctatggcgggggcagcgGAAAGTTCCtggtgtgggaggagaggagtgaacaaaagagtcacagagtggtccctgcggaaggcagaagggggtggggaggggaagatattaggattccccttttcctatcttcattcctgaagaagggtcctgacccgaaatgttgactgcctgcttttctctacggatgctgcctggtctgctgagttcctccagcatcatcgtgcttcatttagattccagcatctgcagtcctttgtttttcatcTTTGTACTATTTGTTGCCTGGAAAATGGGCAGATTGTCAGTAAAAATGTTGCTTCAGTCAATGCAGTTCATGCGTACTCATACTACTGATTTTAGCATGGAAGCTATGTTTATGTTAGTCAAAATATTGGGTTTCTCTGATTAGGGGTCATATTTTGTTCCGAATTTTGTAGTTTTTACTTCAAGTTATTAGTCCATGGAGGAATATCTATTAAGAATAGATTCCCTTCTGTTGATGTACTATCTACCTGTCTGTTGGCAATGGGAGAGCTTGTCCAGGGAGTACTAGTGGCAGAACTGAAGGTTGTAAGGGCTGGCAGAGATGACACAGGTGGTAATTTTAAATTGTTCCATTAGGAACTGGGAAATGCAGCTTCATTATATTTTACAACATAAAGAgcagttcagcccattgagtctgttatCTCCCAGAGTAATCTGACCAATCCCATTTATTTGTAACCTATTGCCTTTCCTCTTGAttctcccatggtaggagtaGTTTACAGTAAATAAATTagcagccagcatgtctttgggatgtgggaggaaactggagcatccagggagaCTGTGGTTACGGAGAATACAAAAACTCCCaaggcaccagaggtcaggattgaaccaaggttgcTGGAGGTGTGTGACAGCTGCATTACTGACAGTGCTGCTGTGTCACCTAAAGTGGGTGAAGATGATGGAGTGGAAACGAGTTTTGGGTGAGCGAAAGTGTATGGTTAGAAAATGGAAGGTTGGTGAGCTGGTTATTGGAATAGTCAGGTGTGGAAATAACATGGATACTTCGATAGCTGGCAGgcttgtgtgggggtggggatgtgatTAGATGTGGGTGGTTTCTGCAGTGGAATGATTTGAGTGAGCCTAGGACAGCTGCCAAGCTTATAAGCTTGAGCTAATGGCTGGTTCAGCTGGCAAGTTGTGTGGAGTTTGAGGGGAAGGGGCTTCAATCATCAGTTTGAGCCAGCAGAATTAGTAGCTTAGAACAGGAGGAGGAGTCAGCCACAGCCTCTCTAGTCTGtcctgtcattcaatgagatggctgatctgccccaggcctcatctctctgccagtttcccatagccctctTCCTGATCATCCAAAAATTCCTCTAAATATCTCTAGTGACCAAGCCTCCACACTCTCAATTGTAATGCTCATCTCCATTTTATATGACTATTCCTTTGTTTGCTGTTCTTCCACCAGTGAAGTTAGCTACAGTGTCCTGTCCCCTGAGGATCTTGCATCTTTCATAAGATCATCCCTTGTTCATCTAAACTGAAAAGAACATAGAATTAAGTTTATTGAAGACTGAAAGTCAGATAGGCCCCTGCAAATGTGTTGAGGTATAGTGAGGTAGATCTGCATGTTGTCATTGTGCCATGGCAGCTTCCTTCATTTTTGTAGGTAGCATTGACGATGAAGAGGATCAACAATGTGTCCTGGGGTGTCAGGACTGATGATGTGGATACAGGAAGAGATGCTGTTTCTGGAGATATCCTGGCTATGATCTGATTTGTAGTGTGGCCTGTGTATTAAATAACATAATGCATTGTAAAAGCAGTCTCCACCTTTTTCTTTGGCAGCAGCTGATTTGATGGAACTGGACATGGCCATGGAGCCAGATCGTAAAGCCCAGGTCAGTCACTGGCAGCAGCAGTCATATTTGGATTCAGGCATTCACTCTGGAGCCACGACTACTGCTCCTTCACTAAGCGGGAAGGGTAATCCAGAAGAAGAGGAAGTGGATACCAGTCATGTGCTATATGAGTGGGAACAAGGTTTCTCCCAGTCCTTCACACCGGAACAAGTGACTGGTAAGTCTGATTTTTCAGATGCATTTTAAGTGTTATTGCTAGTCCGTTCAGTATTGGACTCCAGTGAATTGGAATAATTATTTAATTGTCTTGTTCTGCAAAAGTTCCATGGTTAATTTTTCACTAAATTGTGCAAGGAATGACTCCATGATACTTTTCATTGTCAGGTTAAAATAATGATTAATAGTTACATTTAGCTGTTTCACGagtctttttgattttccttcccaATTATGTTCTCCTGTAATTTAGACATTGATGGACAGTATGCTATGACAAGAGCCCAGCGGGTTCGtgctgccatgtttcctgaaacACTAGATGAAGGCATGCAGATCCCATCCACACAGTTTGATGCAGCACACCCAACCAATGTTCAACGCTTAGCTgaaccttcacagatgctgaagCATGCCGTTGTTAACCTAATTAACTATCAAGATGACGCAGAACTGGCTACCCGAGCTATTCCAGAACTGACAAAGCTGCTCAATGATGAGGACCAGGTAGAGGAACATTTATTACGTTGTAGATATAAAGTAAATTGCATGCCTCAGATTTATCATTCTTTAAGCTACTTTGTGTATTAAAGAAGCAAGTATGGAAGCTCCATTCTGTTGGTATAACTATTCTTTCCATTTTTTAGTTCTTGCTTGTGATGCTTAGATCTCAAAAAATTGAACAAAAAGCTAGTAAATTGTTACTTCTGCTCACTGCTACTGAACAAGATTTTCTGAATTTGTGACTTGAAATTAGTCTTTTCTGATTGCATTGCAGAAATTAGTATTTCCAATTTGATTTTTATTAAAGCAAACTTCTAAGTGATATTAGATAACTGGAATATCATTTTCTGTAACTTTAAGATTTGTTTTGGTTTTTGGTGTGGAATCCTACAGACAACTTTTGCCCATGTAGTGCAAGTTATTAAGAGTTGTCATTTGTCATAGGTTATCCCTTGCAGAGGATGTATTAAGTATGGAGCTATGGTATAACTCAAGTTCTTTTTCCATTTATTCTCATGTCCCCCACAAATTGTGCCAAAAGCTTACAATTTGTGTTCTGTTCTTCTTGACCAGGCAGATGTAGTGGATATTATGtacaggtacaacaagcaatGATTAATTCAGTCTAAAGTTGCTGCTGtttcataaacttctataatTTAATGGGAATTTAAAGTCCAGATCTACTGTATGCATACATCTTTTTAATTTCTACCTCTCTATATCTCCAGGTTGTGGTAAACAAAGCTGCTGTAATGGTACATCAGCTGTCAAAGAAAGAAGCCTCTCGCCATGCCATTATGCGCTCCCCTCAGATGGTATCAGCTATTGTTCGTACCATGCAGAACACTAATGATGTGGAGACTGCACGTTGCACAGCTGGAACATTGCATAATCTGTCACATCATCGTGAAGGCTTGCTGGCTATCTTCAAATCTGGAGGCATCCCTGCTCTGGTGAAAATGCTAGGGTGGGTATTAGCATCAACACAAGTTCTAAAATGATCACTTACAATATTTTATACAGTTTTGGTTTAACTGTTTGCTATTGCTTATTGGTGATGATTCTAATCTTGTAATGCGTCATTTTTTGTAGCTGTGTAATCCTGTGtagctgtcattttttttttgcagctgtgTAAGCAGTTTCTAGTTTGTTCCTGGGGTAACTTATAGAGCAGGATCCAAGTGGCACACATTAGGGAGAAAATAGTCACTGATCTTTATCTTAAGAGCTATAATGGTTTGAAGATTTAACTGGGGAGGGGAAAAGTAGACTTGCCAAAAAAATTCAAATGGTGGGTGGAGTTAGTACTTCTGTTATTgaatcaaagacatttaaatacTGTAACATTTAATAGAtacatttgtatttaattttataGATCTCCAGTGGATTCTGTCCTGTTCTATGCTATAACAACCCTTCATAATCTTTTGCTGCACCAAGAAGGAGCCAAGATGGCAGTGCGTTTGGCTGGTGGGTTGCAGAAAATGGTTGCCTTGCTAAATAAGACCAATGTCAAATTTCTGGCCATCACAACAGATTGTCTTCAGATTTTGGCATACGGCAACCAAGAAAGCAAAGTAAGTGCtttaataataaaacagaaagcaaCTGTGTCTTAACTCATTTATGCTAAAAGTCCTATTTCTTCTGTAGTTGATCATTCTGGCAAGTGGAGGGCCCCAGGCACTTGTGAATATCATGAGAACCTACACCTATGAGAAATTGTTGTGGACTACCAGCCGTGTACTCAAGGTGCTGTCTGTTTGCTCCAGCAATAAGCCTGCAATAGTAGAAGCTGGTGAGTGCCTCAGATGTTCTGGTGTTATTCTGGTTGACTTCGGGCAGGTGGACAATGTGTAAATGATTTTGCACTCCTTTGTAGGTGGTATGCAGGCCCTTGGATTGCACCTTACAGACCCAAGTCAGCGACTTGTTCAGAACTGCCTCTGGACCTTAAGGAATCTGTCAGATGCTGCTACTAAGCAGGTAACAATTGGTTAATATTGATGTGAGTGTGAGAGAAGTAAGGTGGAGATTCACTGAACTGTAGAATCAATTCTTAAAGCTGAATGCTTAGCAGCTTTTTCAAATCTGTATATCAATGGATTGGAGTTAGGTTTTGAAAACCTGTCTGAGATTGGGGAGATTTAGTTGGGTGTATTGGCCATGCTCATCTGAAGATTAAGGTTGGACAAGGGGTCGTGCATGTGGCAGTATCTTTGGCATTTTTTGATTATTTGTGATAATTCAAACATCTGAAGGAGTCCTGTTGAGCTAATTTAAGCATATTTTAATACTGATTTATTGTGTTTAGGAGGGGATGGAAGGTCTTCTAGGAACTCTTGTCCAGCTCCTGGGATCAGATGATATCAATGTTGTAACATGCGCAGCAGGTATCCTCTCCAATCTGACATGTAATAACTACAAGAACAAGATGATGGTCTGCCAAGTTGGAGGTATTGAGGCTTTGGTCCGCACTGTCCTCCGAGCTGGTGACCGAGAAGATATCACTGAACCTGCCATTTGTGCCCTTCGTCATTTAACAAGCAGACATCAAGATGCAGAGATGGCCCAAAATGCTGTCCGACTGCATTATGGGCTGCCTGTAGTGGTTAAACTCCTGCATCCTCCATCTCACTGGCCTCTGATTAAGGTAATTTCCTACAACTGAATTTTCCACTGATCTGTATGCACACGCATTAGTGTTTTGGAAAATAAGACTTATGTTTATATAT
This genomic interval from Pristis pectinata isolate sPriPec2 chromosome 5, sPriPec2.1.pri, whole genome shotgun sequence contains the following:
- the LOC127570271 gene encoding catenin beta-1 isoform X1 produces the protein MTTSAADLMELDMAMEPDRKAQVSHWQQQSYLDSGIHSGATTTAPSLSGKGNPEEEEVDTSHVLYEWEQGFSQSFTPEQVTDIDGQYAMTRAQRVRAAMFPETLDEGMQIPSTQFDAAHPTNVQRLAEPSQMLKHAVVNLINYQDDAELATRAIPELTKLLNDEDQVVVNKAAVMVHQLSKKEASRHAIMRSPQMVSAIVRTMQNTNDVETARCTAGTLHNLSHHREGLLAIFKSGGIPALVKMLGSPVDSVLFYAITTLHNLLLHQEGAKMAVRLAGGLQKMVALLNKTNVKFLAITTDCLQILAYGNQESKLIILASGGPQALVNIMRTYTYEKLLWTTSRVLKVLSVCSSNKPAIVEAGGMQALGLHLTDPSQRLVQNCLWTLRNLSDAATKQEGMEGLLGTLVQLLGSDDINVVTCAAGILSNLTCNNYKNKMMVCQVGGIEALVRTVLRAGDREDITEPAICALRHLTSRHQDAEMAQNAVRLHYGLPVVVKLLHPPSHWPLIKATVGLIRNLALCPANHAPLREQGAIPRLVQLLVRAHQDTQRRTSMGGTQQQFVEGVRMEEIVEGCTGALHILARDVHNRIVIRGLNTIPLFVQLLYSPIENIQRVAAGVLCELAQDKEAAEAIEAEGATAPLTELLHSRNEGVATYAAAVLFRMSEDKPQDYKKRLSVELTSSLFRTEPMAWNEAGDLGIDMGSQGEPLGYRPDDPSFRSYHPGGYGQDTMGIDPMMEHDMGGHHPGAEYPVDGLPDLGHAQDLMDGLPPGDSNQLAWFDTDL
- the LOC127570271 gene encoding catenin beta-1 isoform X2, with the protein product MTTSADLMELDMAMEPDRKAQVSHWQQQSYLDSGIHSGATTTAPSLSGKGNPEEEEVDTSHVLYEWEQGFSQSFTPEQVTDIDGQYAMTRAQRVRAAMFPETLDEGMQIPSTQFDAAHPTNVQRLAEPSQMLKHAVVNLINYQDDAELATRAIPELTKLLNDEDQVVVNKAAVMVHQLSKKEASRHAIMRSPQMVSAIVRTMQNTNDVETARCTAGTLHNLSHHREGLLAIFKSGGIPALVKMLGSPVDSVLFYAITTLHNLLLHQEGAKMAVRLAGGLQKMVALLNKTNVKFLAITTDCLQILAYGNQESKLIILASGGPQALVNIMRTYTYEKLLWTTSRVLKVLSVCSSNKPAIVEAGGMQALGLHLTDPSQRLVQNCLWTLRNLSDAATKQEGMEGLLGTLVQLLGSDDINVVTCAAGILSNLTCNNYKNKMMVCQVGGIEALVRTVLRAGDREDITEPAICALRHLTSRHQDAEMAQNAVRLHYGLPVVVKLLHPPSHWPLIKATVGLIRNLALCPANHAPLREQGAIPRLVQLLVRAHQDTQRRTSMGGTQQQFVEGVRMEEIVEGCTGALHILARDVHNRIVIRGLNTIPLFVQLLYSPIENIQRVAAGVLCELAQDKEAAEAIEAEGATAPLTELLHSRNEGVATYAAAVLFRMSEDKPQDYKKRLSVELTSSLFRTEPMAWNEAGDLGIDMGSQGEPLGYRPDDPSFRSYHPGGYGQDTMGIDPMMEHDMGGHHPGAEYPVDGLPDLGHAQDLMDGLPPGDSNQLAWFDTDL